In the genome of Bicyclus anynana chromosome 23, ilBicAnyn1.1, whole genome shotgun sequence, one region contains:
- the LOC112055072 gene encoding TNF receptor-associated factor 3: protein MSIKRVETDAEPLRAKDSPCYFCNDAFEMGKLQNHLKQCGSILEQCPLRCGAWIQRKHRDTHVKECPQMEKTKDIASPSHARLSDPAPPPLAHTWNPSSVALEECVSFLEKEFTSIRLSLAEESSHRDLQSTELENLRSKLVLVDERAQHFLSTLVSLRAAVDDEAERAANWAAQFKHDLANVQLALQELQSQQLSTVMRLESAVSSLVHEQHERELLEQALTQHDNRIRTIKSLEEIIDYIKQTVEEERERNAESRAMLETELMEARRSSEQVAQLSVLRMQIQNTTAERPAIDRLAVLEVATADARAETAEQTMRMDKVSRDLRALTKSYHKMRSELADFQARVSLDNPDLGGDNGHLIWRIDNYSTRMKEAKDNDAILTSPLFRTSKYGYTLKAEVHLNGIGKWKGRHITCTVRLVSGPYDALLQWPCDLSVSIILRDQPANKNQAMDIVKSLDLRRRSSSKKHDFDEGDEKTKSTDTLDLSVVQMKRQYIFIPHTSLDKFEYIKNDVMFLEFLVNQ, encoded by the exons ATGAGCATAAAGCGAGTGGAGACAGATGCAGAGCCACTGCGTGCTAAGGACAGTCCTTGCTACTTCTGCAACGATGCCTTCGAGATGGGGAAACTGCAG AATCACCTAAAACAATGCGGCAGCATACTGGAGCAGTGCCCGCTGCGCTGCGGCGCCTGGATACAGAGGAAGCATCGCGACACGCACGTCAAGGAGTGCCCGCAGATGGAGAAG ACCAAGGACATAGCGTCCCCCAGTCACGCACGTCTGTCAGACCCCGCGCCACCGCCGCTGGCCCACACGTGGAACCCCAGCTCCGTGGCGCTGGAAGAATGCGTCAGCTTCCTGGAGAAGGAATTCACTTCAATCAG ACTAAGCCTCGCCGAAGAGTCCAGCCACCGCGACCTACAGTCCACCGAGCTAGAGAACCTGCGCTCCAAGCTGGTGCTAGTGGACGAGCGCGCGCAGCACTTCCTGTCGACCCTGGTCTCCCTCCGAGCAGCCGTAGACGATGAGGCGGAGAGGGCAGCTAACTGGGCTGCGCAGTTTAAGCATGATCTGGCCAATGTGCAGTTAGCTTTACAG GAGCTCCAAAGCCAGCAGTTGTCCACAGTGATGAGGCTTGAGAGCGCAGTCAGCAGCCTGGTGCACGAGCAGCACGAGCGGGAACTGCTGGAGCAGGCGTTGACGCAGCATGACAATAGAATCAGGACTATCAAGAGTCTGG AGGAAATAATAGACTATATAAAGCAGACGGTGGAAGAGGAGAGAGAGAGGAACGCAGAGAGTCGCGCCATGCTGGAGACTGAGCTGATGGAAGCACGCAGGTCTTCGGAGCAGGTCGCCCAGCTGTCAGTACTGCGGATGCAGATACAGAACACTACTGCTGAAAGACCT GCAATAGATCGTCTAGCAGTCCTGGAAGTGGCGACGGCAGACGCGCGCGCAGAAACTGCGGAGCAAACTATGAGAATGGACAAAGTGTCCCGCGACCTGAGAGCCCTGACCAAGTCGTACCACAAGATGCGCAGCGAACTGGCGGACTTCCAGGCCAGGGTCAGTTTGGACAACCCTGACCTTGGCGGAGATAACG GCCACCTAATCTGGAGGATAGACAACTACTCCACGCGCATGAAGGAGGCCAAAGACAACGATGCTATATTGACCAGCCCTCTCTTCCGGACTAGTAAATATGGCTATACATTAAAG GCGGAAGTCCACCTGAACGGCATAGGCAAGTGGAAGGGGCGGCACATCACGTGCACGGTGCGGCTCGTCAGCGGCCCGTACGACGCGCTGCTGCAGTGGCCCTGCGACCTCAGCGTCAGCATCATACTGAGGGACCAGCCAGCTAACAAGAACCAG GCAATGGACATAGTGAAGTCCCTCGACCTTCGTCGCAGATCCTCGTCGAAGAAGCACGACTTCGACGAAGGCGACGAAAAGACCAAGTCCACGGACACCCTCGACCTGAGCGTGGTGCAGATGAAGAGGCAGTACATCTTCATACCTCACACGAGTTTGGACAAGTTCGAGTACATCAAAAATGACGTCATGTTTTTGGAGTTTCTtgttaatcaataa